CGGCACGAGCGCCACCCCGTGTCCGGCGGCGACGAGGTTCTCGATGACGGGCAGGTGGATCGTCCGGAAGCCGACGCTCGGCGGTGTGTCCGTCGCCGCCGCCATGGCCGTGAGCACCCGGTCGATCGGGTAGCCCTCCGGCACCCCGATCCAGGACTCCCCGACGACGTCGTCGATGCGGACGCGCTCACGGGCGGCCAGCCGGTGGTCGAGCGGGAGCGCGACGTCGAGCGGCTCGCGGAGGAGCGGGACGGTCTCGAGCGCCTCCCGGCCGGCCGGTGGGGCGCCGTCCGGCCGGTGCCCGATGACGACGTCGTGGTCGGCGGCGAGGGGGCCGAACGCGTCCTCGCTGACGTCGACGTCGACGAGCACCAGGTCGATGCCGGGGTGCTCGCGCATCCGGGTGAGCAGGCCGGGCAGCAGGAGTTCCGCGGCCGACGGGAACACAGCGAGGTCCACCCGCCCGGTCGCGCCGCCGAGGTGCTCCTGCCACGCCGCGTCCACCGTGGCGATCGCCGTCGCCACGCCGCTCGCCAGCCCGGCGAGCACCCGGCCGTGCTCGGTGAGCCGGACCCCGCGGCCGACCCGTTCGACGAGGGGGAGGCCGACCTGTCGCTGCAGGGCCTGGAGCTGCTGCGAGACGGCGCTGGGCGTGCGGTGCGTGGCCTCGGCGACGGCGGTGACGCTCCCCCGCTCGGCGAGTTCGCGGAGGACGGCGAGGAGCTGCACGTCGAAGCCGACCATGCAGGTAGCCTACAACGTCGATGCGGAACTCTTCGCTGGTGCTGAACGGTGCGTCTGGGTCACGATCGACCCGTGCGCACCCGTGACCGTCTCCTCGCCGTGGTCGTCGCCGTCGTGTGGGGGCTCAACTTCCCCGCGACGGCCCTCGCCCTCGAGCACTTCCCGCCGTTCCTGCTCGCCGCGCTGCGGTTCACGCTGCTCGCGGTCCCGACCGTGCTGCTCGTCCCGCGCCCGAGGATCCCGTTCGGCCGGCTCCTGCTCGTCGGCTTCGGGCTCGGGGTCCTGCAGTTCGCGTTCCTGTACCTCGGCATGGCCGCGGGGCTCCCGTCCGGGTTGGCGTCGCTCGTCCTGCAGGCGTCGGCGCCGTTCACGGTGGTGCTCGCCGGGGTGTTCCTGCGCGAGCGGCTCACCGGTCGGCAGGTGATCGGGGTCACGATCGCGGTGGCGGCCCTGGCGGCGATCGCCGTGCACCGGGCGCAGGCGGCGGCGCTAATGCCCGTCGTGCTCGCGCTGTGCGGGGCGCTCGGGTGGGCGATCGGCAACGTCGCGACCCGGCGGGCCGGGGCGGCCAACCCGCTGCACCTGACGCTGTGGTGGTCGATCGTGCCGCCCGTGCCGATGGCCGTCCTTTCGTTCGTCGTCGAGGGGCCGTCGCGCATCGGGAACGCGCTCGGGACGGCGTTCACCGCAGAGGCGCTGCCGGCCGACCTCGGGCTGCTCTACATCGTGCTGGTGGCGACCCTCGTCGGGTACGGCATCTGGTCGCGGCTGATGGCGGCGTACCCGTCGAGCACCGTCGCGCCGTTCTCGATGCTCGTGCCCGTGGTCGGGGTGTTCGCCTCGTGGGTGGCGTTCGGGGAGGTGCCGGACGCGGTGGAGATCGCGGCCGGGGTCGTCGTGGTGGCCGCCGTGCTGTGGTCGTCCCGGCCCGCGCGGTCCCGCCCGGCACGGGTCCGCCCGACACGGGCCCGCCCTGCGCGGGTCCGCCCGGCGTCGTCGCCGGTCGAGGTCGCACCACACGCCGCGGACGCTCCGCCGAGGTCGCACGACGTGCCACCCGCCGACGGGCTGGGCGGCAGCTCGAGCGACCTCGGCGACCCGCCCCCGCCCCCGCCGGCACCGGCACCGACGCCGACGCCGGCGCTCAGCCCCGGTGCTGCCGACGCTCCGCGATGATCCCGGCGAGTGCGCCGCGCAGGTGCGGGTAGCGGAACTCGTACCCGGCCTCCACCAGGCGCGTCGGCACCACCCACCGGCTCTTCAGCACGAGCTCGGTCTCGGTCCGGATCGCGAACGATCCGAGCTCGAGCATCCACCGCCACGTCGGGATCCCGAAGCGTCGCCCGACGGCGTCCCGGATGGTGGCCATCACGGTGCGGTTGTCCGACGGGTTCGGGCTCGACACGTTGACCGCGCCGTCGATGTTGTCGTGGTCGCGGACGAAGCGGATCGCCCCGAGGACGTCCGCGATGTGCACCCAGCTGAACCGCTGCCGGCCCCGGGTGTGGCGGTTCACGTGGTACGTGCCGGCACGGAGCCGGGAGCGCGTCGGCAACCACGGGCCGTCGTACTGCGGCCCGCCGAGTCCCGCCTGCGCCAACCGGAGCAACGGCACGAGGGCGCTGCCGTCGCCGAACACGATCGCCATCCGGAGCGCCACGCGGCGGGTGCCGG
The sequence above is a segment of the Curtobacterium sp. BH-2-1-1 genome. Coding sequences within it:
- a CDS encoding LysR family transcriptional regulator, whose translation is MVGFDVQLLAVLRELAERGSVTAVAEATHRTPSAVSQQLQALQRQVGLPLVERVGRGVRLTEHGRVLAGLASGVATAIATVDAAWQEHLGGATGRVDLAVFPSAAELLLPGLLTRMREHPGIDLVLVDVDVSEDAFGPLAADHDVVIGHRPDGAPPAGREALETVPLLREPLDVALPLDHRLAARERVRIDDVVGESWIGVPEGYPIDRVLTAMAAATDTPPSVGFRTIHLPVIENLVAAGHGVALVPRYTSGTRASGRFHLAELADVRAGRRIEALVRPDRAVRPVVRTVLEALVAEALDVTT
- a CDS encoding EamA family transporter; this encodes MRTRDRLLAVVVAVVWGLNFPATALALEHFPPFLLAALRFTLLAVPTVLLVPRPRIPFGRLLLVGFGLGVLQFAFLYLGMAAGLPSGLASLVLQASAPFTVVLAGVFLRERLTGRQVIGVTIAVAALAAIAVHRAQAAALMPVVLALCGALGWAIGNVATRRAGAANPLHLTLWWSIVPPVPMAVLSFVVEGPSRIGNALGTAFTAEALPADLGLLYIVLVATLVGYGIWSRLMAAYPSSTVAPFSMLVPVVGVFASWVAFGEVPDAVEIAAGVVVVAAVLWSSRPARSRPARVRPTRARPARVRPASSPVEVAPHAADAPPRSHDVPPADGLGGSSSDLGDPPPPPPAPAPTPTPALSPGAADAPR
- a CDS encoding epimerase, giving the protein MSDHKGRAVIAGASGFVGQYLQDAFRDEGYEVVTIGRTGDAVWGNTMRIRELVDGAALVVNMAGKSVNCRYGRRNRAEIIRSRVDTTLELAEAIRTSEHPPPLWVNASTATIYRHADDRPQDEATGELGEGFSVSVAKAWEDALSAVDLPGTRRVALRMAIVFGDGSALVPLLRLAQAGLGGPQYDGPWLPTRSRLRAGTYHVNRHTRGRQRFSWVHIADVLGAIRFVRDHDNIDGAVNVSSPNPSDNRTVMATIRDAVGRRFGIPTWRWMLELGSFAIRTETELVLKSRWVVPTRLVEAGYEFRYPHLRGALAGIIAERRQHRG